CCGGAAGTCTCTCCTCGACGAGCTCCCGCTTCGACCACCGCTTCATCGACTGTCTTGGCTCGATGAGCCGGAGCCCTGGGAGCGGGCCTGTCGCGAGGGGTGGGAGGGCGTCATCGCGAAGAGGCGCGGATCGCCCTACGAGAGCCGACGCTCGCGCAACTGGCTGAAGATGAAGTGCGAGGCAACCCAGGAGCTCGTCGTGGGCGGCTTCACCGAGCCTCGGGGGCGAAGGCGAGGACTGGGTGCGCTTCTCGTCGGATACTTCGAGCACCCGGACTTCGTTTTCGCGGGGAAGGTCGGCACTGGCCTCGCCACGGAACTGCTCCTTTTGCTTCGGAGGCGGCTCGATGGCCTCGAGGTCCCAGAGTCTCCTTTCACGCGGGCGAAGGGACTCCCTCGCCTCGGCGCTCACTGGGTGCGTCCTGAGCTCGTCGTTCAGGTCGGCTTCATCGAATGGACCGCCCACGACAAGCTCCGCCATCCGCGCTTCCTCGGTGTGCGCGAAGACAAATCGGCGCGCGACGTCGTGCGCGAAACGGCGTGATCACGCATCCGGAAAAGGTGCTGTTCTCCGCGGACGGCATCACGAAAGGCGAGATCGCCTCCTACTACGAGGCGATCGCGCCCGCCATGCTGCCGTACCTCCGCGGACGGCCACTCACGATGGAGCGCTATCCGGCCGGTATCGGCGACAAGGGGTTCTTCCAGAAGAACGTTCCCAGGGGCTCTCCCGACTGGCTCTCGCGCGTCGAGGTCCCGAAGAAGGATGGCACGGTGCGATTTCCGCTCGTGGGCAACAAGAGATCGCTGCTCTGGCTCGCGAACCAGAACTGCATCACTCCGCATGTGTGGACGTCGCGCGTACCGAAGCTTTATCAGCCGGATCTGTGCGTCTTCGACCTCGACCCGTCCCAGGATGAGCCGGACGTCCTGCGTTCGGCCGCGCTCGACGTTCGCGAGCTCCTGGATGAGCTGGGACTTCCGAGCTGGGTGAAGACGTCGGGCGGGAAGGGCTTCCATGTCGTCGTGCCCCTCGATGCACGCGCCGGATGGGATGACGTCGCGAGCTTCGCCCAAAGGGTCGGGGCTCTCCTCGTGAAGCGGGATCCGCAGAACCTCACCCAGGAGTTCAACAAGGCGAATCGGGGCGGGCGCATCTACATCGATACCGGTCGCAACGGCTACGGGGCAACGATTGCCGCGGCCTACGCGGTTCGGGCAAAGCCCGGAGCGCCGGTGTCAGCACCCTGCACCTGGGCGGAGCTCGAGCGAGGAGAGGTTGGCCCTAGGACGTTCACGTTGCGGACAATGGCCCGCCGCATGGCCGAGGTCGGCGATCTCTGGGCGGAGATGAGAAGGCGGAGGCGCTCTCTCGGTCACCCGATGGATCGCCTCCGGCTCCTCGCCTGACGGCACTATTTTTATCCAGGGCACCCTGGATGCTCGCCAATCTCGCACGTAGGTGTGCGCCGGAGCCGCGAAATCACCTGACGTGTGTTACGCACAGCCCGAAAGTGAACAAGGCAGCCGCGACAAGAGCCGCGATCGTCCGCACGTGGTTCCACGCCGTCCAGCTGGTGACGTAGTCAGCCCATAGGCGAGCGCCATCGGCACTCGACGGGTTCACCGCTCCCAGCGCATTGTTCCGCGGCACATTGAAGACGATGGTCACGAGGACCGTGCCCACGACGTAGAAAACGGCGCCGACGAGCAGATACGCGCCGCCGGGTCTCTGCCATGCAACCAGCGTCCAGAAGGCTACCAGAAGGCAGGCGCCCGCCGTGGCAAACAGGGCCGTCATGAACAGGGGGTTCACCGCCAAGACGTTGATCGAGTTCATCGCGGCGATCCCTTGCGGAACCGGCAGCCGCGCCAGTGCTTTCATCACAAACGACGAGAACGCGAAGAACACGCCGGCGGTCAGCCCGCAGCCAAGGGCAGAAGCGAACGTCAGGACGACGAACACACGGTCGTTCACGGGATTAACATCCTATAGCTCGAAGAGGTCGGGACCTAGACCGAGCCCGTGACGACGCAATCATCTTCGACGAGCTCTGCCAGTGTGTGATCCCCGATGCTTCACTCACCGAGCACCTCGGCATCCTCCATCGGCTGCGCGACTCATTTCATTCGGGACGTCAGGAATCCGACAGCTCTATCCCCGGGCCGGGGGATCTGCGGCGCCTCGGGACTCGGCAAGCATATTGCAGAAGAGCGCGCCCTGAGCAATGGCGTCGTCGAGCGCCACGTGGGTGTGAGGGAGCTCGTCGAACCAGCGGCGCGGCATGTTCTTCTTGACCGAGTCACGGTAGTCCCGTTTCAGCATCGCCATCGCATAGGTCTTGATGTCGAGAGCGGAGTGGGAGAACGGGCTCTCACCGGTGAAACGCATCAAGTACCAATAGACGAACATGAAGTCGTAGGCAGCTGGGTAGGCGACGAAGACCGGCCGCGCAGGAAGCTTCTCGAGCCAACGGAGGTACTCGGGCATCACCTCTTCGGGTGGACGGACGTTCTCCCGGCAACGAGCCCAGGCCTCGGGCTGTTTTTGCCACCAACGCATCGTGTCGGGGTGGCCGAAAGCGCCCGGAAGGGTCTCGAGATTCGCCGAGAAGGTGCTCAAGAGCGTCTTGTTCTCGCGATAGGCGGCGGAGCCGAAGCTCAGCATCGAGTGGGGGCCGGGGATCGGCCCGTCGGCCTCGACATCGGTGCTGACGTAGATCTCGGACATTCGGTAGTCTAGATCACTCCGGCCGTACGGCGGCGCCATCCTTCGAATCCCGTGCGCCAAGAGACCCGTCATTCTTCACGAGCGCCGCACTCGTGAGCACCTCCTCTCGAGCGCCCCTCGTCCCGCGGCTGGGCTGAATGGAAGCGGCTTCTCGAGCTCGAAGTTTCTGATCCCTCCTGGCGGCGTCAACCTCGCTGCTATGGACCGCGATCTGGTCGAAAAGGCCCTGCAGCAAGCCAAGGGGAACAAATCGAAGGCCGCGCGCCTTCTTGGCTTGACCCGTTCCCAGTTCTACTCGCGCCTCAACAAATACCAGCTCGACTACTGAATCTCGTTCGATGGCAGCCCCCGCGGACTGTTCGACAGGCAGCGTCGGTCGTGAGTCGAGCTCACGAATCAATTGTGAACGATCTTGAAATTGACATCGTACGTCCCGTACACGCGAGAGAGACTGAGCCAGATCGGAAGCATCTGTTCCGTGGCTCGGGCGTTGGTGATGTTCCCCAGATCGATGATCGATCGCCACCCGAATTCCCGCAACAGGGCTTTGACGTGCTCTTTGGCGCTCTCGTCATTTCCGCAGACGAAGACGTCGTGCTCGCCCTTCACGCGGCCGGGATCCACCATGACCCGGCAATTGCAGGTGTTCAGCGCTTTCACAACCCTCGCCTCGGCGAACTCACGCTGGATGCTTTCGCCGAGCGAGTCGGTGTTGCAGATCGCCAAACTGGGGGGCATGCCGTGCGAGAAGTCGAGCGGATTGGCGACGTCGATCAGCACTTTTCCCGCGAGGTCGGCACGGTCGAGCAGACGGAGAACGTCGAGCGAGGCCGTGCCCTGCGTACAGTTCAGGACCACGTCTCCAAACTTCGCGGCGTCTCGGAACGTTCCGGTCTTCCCAGACTCCCCCACTCTTTCCGCCCAGGCCCGCGCATTCTCGTTGTCTTGAGTGCGCGAGCCCATCATCACTTCGTGTCCCAAAGCGACCAGCTTCTCGCCCAGCGTCTGTCCAACCATCCCGGTGCCCAGCACTGCGTATCTCATGTCTGATTCCTCCGATTTTCTTGCGTCAAGAACGAGTGACTCGCGGATGACTTCTCAGCCCGCCGGTGAGCAGCGGCTGATTATGATACAGACCTGTCTGTACTTCATTTCGAGAATGATACTGACCGGTCTGTATAATTGTCAAGGCTGATTTCTCGGATTCTTGTGCTCCGGGCCACGACGTGCCTAGAGTCGACAATCGCGGAGAGTGCTGAACACATGAGAAACACCACCATCGTCACTACAATCATTCTTCTTTCGCTCGGAAGCAACGCTCGCTCCCAGGAACGCGGCATCGAATTGAGCGGCCTCCTGACGACGACGTTCCAACACGAGCTCGACACCACGGATTTGGGCTTCGGGGGAAGAATCGGTTATCGGGCGACTCCGCTCCTCGGGATCGAAGGGGAGCTGAGCTTCTACCCCGGAGACGTGCCCGAACGGGTCACCTTCACGCGCTCCCGGCTCGAGGGGCTTTTCGGAATTACTGTGGGACCTCGCTTCAACCGCTTCTCGGTCTTCGGAAAGGCGCGACCGGGCTTCGTGCGGTTCGCCGGAGCGCACGAGCCGATCCCGTGCATTCTCATCTTCCCGCCGCCGCTCTCCTGCGTTCTCGCCGAGGGCCGAACAGTTTTCGCCCTCGATCTCGGAGGTGGAATCGAGCTCTATCCGACGGAGCGAAGCCTCGTGCGCGTGGATCTCTCCAATCTGCTTCTCCGCTACCCGGCACCCGCCATCAACCGGGATCGCGAGGCGGTGACCGAAGACAGCTTCTGGGGTGGAAACCTGAAACTGACTTTCAGCATGGGCCTCCGGTTTTGACGGGAAGCCCGCGCGCGTCTCAGCTCTTCTCCAGCAATTCCGTATAGCGACGCTGCATTTCTTCGGGCGCGACTTCCTCGATGCTGTGGCCGATAAGCCACCGGTGACCAAAAGGATCGCGAATGCAGCCGGAGCGCTCCCCGTAGAACTCGTCTTTGGGCTCCCGTTCTACCGTGGCGCCGAAGTCCGCCGCCCTCCGAATCATCCCATCGGCGTCGTCGACATGAAGATGAATCGCGATCGAGGTCGGGCCGACCGTGGATGGCGCTCTGATTCCAAACTCCGGGAATTCGTCCGACAACATCAACGTCATGCCGTTGAAATCGAGCTCGGCGTGACCGACGCGGCCGCTCGGCTCGGTCAAGCGAAACTTCTCGCTCACGCCGAACACGTTGCCGTAAAAATCAATGGCGGCCTTCGCGTCCGAGACGCAGAGGTAAGGGAACATCTCGTGAATCTTCATCGACTTCGCTCCTTTCGGTGAAACACCGATGGGAGTCTAGCCCGCCCACATTCGCGCGTCTTGAAGGAATTTGACCTCATGCCTTGCCGACGGCATCGCTACGTGGCAGGGGGACGGGGGCGCGATTCTGCGGTATCTCGAGGGCGTCACGCCGGCAAACTCCAGAAAATCGCGATTGAAGTGCGCCTGGTCGCTGTAGCCGGCTTCGAGAGCAATCGCGGCCCAGGACGCCGCCCCTTCCGAGGCGACATGCCGAAGCGCCCTCTGGAACCGCGCGACTCGCGCGTAGACTTTGGGAGACAAACCGACGGCCCGGCGGAAAAGGGCGATGAAGTGCCGATGGCTGTAGCCACTTTGCTTCACGACGGCATGGACGCTGTCCAACTCTTCGAATCGCTCGAGAGCGCAGGCGACCGCAGGGTGTAGTCCGCGTACCGTGGGGAGTCTTCGTGCGAGAAGAGACTCGAGCTGCGCCAACCGTCGCTCGGGCTCGCCGGCGTCGAGAAGCTGCTCGTATGCGTGATCGGCCGACGAGCCCCAAAGGTCCTGGAGAGGAGTATGGCGATGGGAGAGGTCTTGTGCGGTCGCGCCGAACAGAAGCTCTGGGGCACCGGGACGAAGCTGCGCACCTACCGAGCACGTCGGCGTGGAGATGTCTTTTGAATAGAACGTCGAGCGGGCGCCACCGACGACCGCCTGCCCGAGTAAACGTCCGTGGCGATCTTCGTCGTCGTCGAAGAGGCGAAGCGGCTCACCCGAAAGGCGAAAGACCAGGTGCATACCGCCCGTGGGCAGGACATGCTCCCGAGCTCCGATCATCGACCGTTGCCCCCGCCGCTCATCGACCGCCCAGAGCCGAATGACGAAAGGTCGCAGTGACGGGCGTGGTAATCGTGTTATCCGCATGAGCTTCGCACAAGGCGTGGCGACATCACCCTGCAAGGGCTAGTGTACTTCAGAGAACGACGAGGAGCTCGAATACCAAGCCAGCGTGGGGCGAGCGGTTCACGGCTCCCCAACCGGTCAATCTCGTCGGTACGGTAGAATTCTTCGTGGTAAGACGTCGTGCCCGCAAACGCCATACTCTGGCAGAGGCTGGATCGCTCCGGCCATGAGTGTGCCCGGCTCGACTCCCGCGGGAACGACTGGCGTCTCGAGGGGACCGCGGTCTTCGAGCACGACGGAAAGCCCTGCCGTCTCGACTACGTCATCCGGTGCGACTCCCGATGGGAGACCCAACGGGGCACGGTTTCTGGCTGGCTGGGGAGCGAGGCTGTGGATCTCGAGATCCGGGCCGCGGGCGGGCGCTGGTGGCTCGGAGAAACCTACTGTTCGGCGGTCGAAGGCGCCCTCGATCTCGACCTCAACTTCAGTCCATCGACGAACCTCCTGCCCATTCGCCGACTGAACCTCCCGATCGGACAGGGATCTGCCGTCCGAGCCGCATGGCTTCGGTTCCCGAGCTTCGACCTGGTGCCGCTGGAGCAGAGCTACCACCGCATCGATTCCTCCCGCTATCGATACGTGAGCGCATCCGGTTTCCTCACCGAGCTCGACGTGGACCCAACGGGATTCGTGACGCTCTACCCCGGCTTCTGGAAAAAACACGTATGAGGCCGGCCGTGCGCGAGGCGGCAGCCGAGTCCTGTCTGTCGCAGGGAGCGACAGCCTTGTCTCGCGAGCGAACAGGAGTCGATTCGGGCGAGCGAAACTCGCGCGCTGGCGCGGATCGCAGGGTGGCATCCAACGTGCTTTAGCGGAGGCTCAGGAGAAAGAATTGATGGAAGGATTGCTCCTCGACATACGGCACGCGATGCGGCTCTTTGCCCGGCGTCCTGCCGTCAGTATCCTCGTGGTGGCAACGCTCGCTTTTGGCATCGGTACCGCGACGACCATGTTCACCGTGCTCGCGGACGTGGTGCTCAGACCTCTCGATTTCAGGGCGCCGGACGAGCTCGTCTTCGTCACCGAGTCGAACGCGGATGGAAGCCAGATCTACTCGGTATCCATTCCAAACTTTCGCGACTGGCGCGAGCGGAACCGCAGCTTCGAGAGTCTCTCCGCATTTCGCGCCCAGAGCTTCAATCTCCGGAGCGACTCGGGACCGCTCCGGGCTCGGGGCGGCATGGTCAGCGACGATTTCTTCGACACCCTCGGTGTTGCTCCCGCCGTGGGCTCCGGACTTCCCGGCGGCGAAGACGCGATCGTCCTGGCAAGCGCGTTCGCCACGGAACGCTTCGGGAGCGCGGAGCGCGCGATCGGTCACACGCTCTATCTGAACGACCGTCCGTTCGCCGTCGCCGGAGTCATGCCTAAGGCGTTCGAGTTCCTGACGCGCACGATCGACTTCTGGATACCCATGCAGTCTTTCCGGGACGAGCTTCCCTGGGACGAGCGCGGGGATCACCCGGCGCTGTGGGTCGTGGGGCGCCTCCTTCCGGGGGTCTCGCTCGCCCAGGCCAAAGACGACATGGCGCGCATATCGCAGGAAATCGACCGCGAGCACGACCACCCACACCCGGCCGTTCTCAGCCCCCTTCACGAGCGATCGGTGGGCCGCGCACGTCCCGCGCTCGTGGCCCTCGGCGGAAGTGTACTTCTCCTGCTTCTCATCGCCTGGGTCAACGTGGCCAACTTGTTGCTCGTGCAAGCGAGTGGCCGGACACGGGAGATGGCGACTCGCGCGGCGCTTGGCGCGAGCGGTGTGAGGCTCTTACGTCAGCTCGGGGTCGAGAGTCTCGTGCTCTCCGTTCTCGGCGGTGTTCTCGGCGCGCTCGGCGCGAGCTGGGGTGTCGATCTGGTTCGAGCTCTCATGCCTACGAACACCCCGAGGATCGACGCGATATCGTTCGGTGCCGAGGATCTCGTTTTCGCCCTCGCCGTTTGTCTCTTGAGCGGGTTGTTGTTCGGACTCGCGCCCCTCTTTGACGCGCGCCAGACTCGACTCCAGCGGTCTTCGGGATCTTCGCGGGCGCTCGTCAGTAGTCGGCGTCGACTGGCGCAGGCCCTCGTCGTCTCGGAGGTGTCTCTTTCGGTCATTCTGCTGCTTGCCACCGGCTTGCTGGTGAAGACCTTCCTCCGCATTTTCGACATCGCCCCAGGTTTTCGCACCGAGGGCCGGCTCGCGGCGCGGGTAACGTTGCCCGCGAGCGATTTCGCCGAGCCGAGCCGGGCCGCGGGATTCTATCGCGACGTGCTCGCCGAGCTCCGAGCAAACCCAGGCCTCGAATCCGTCGCCGTCAGCACCGGGCTTCCCCTCGTGAGCACTGGCGTCGAAGCGGGTGTATTGCCATCCGGAGGCGATCCCGAAGAGGATGAAATCCTCGCCTCGATCCAGATCGTCAGCGCGGGCTACTTCCCGACGATGGGGATTCGACTTCTGCGCGGGCGGATCCTCGACGCACGCGATACCGACTCATCACCGCGAGTGGCGGTCGTGGACGAAATGCTCGAGAGGGCTCTCTTTCCCGGGCGCAGCGCCCTCGGCGAACGGATCTCGATTGGCGGCACCGTCGAAGAGCCTCGGCTCGCGGAAATCGTGGGAATCGTGGAGCACGTGCTGAACTATCAGCTCACCTCACCGCAGTACCCCGAGGTTTACCTTCCGCTGGAACAGCCTCCGGAGTTCGGAGCCGGGATCCGTGAGGGGAATCTCATCGTCCGATACACCGGCTC
This genomic window from Vicinamibacteria bacterium contains:
- a CDS encoding ATP-dependent DNA ligase; the encoded protein is RKSLLDELPLRPPLHRLSWLDEPEPWERACREGWEGVIAKRRGSPYESRRSRNWLKMKCEATQELVVGGFTEPRGRRRGLGALLVGYFEHPDFVFAGKVGTGLATELLLLLRRRLDGLEVPESPFTRAKGLPRLGAHWVRPELVVQVGFIEWTAHDKLRHPRFLGVREDKSARDVVRETA
- the ligD gene encoding non-homologous end-joining DNA ligase; this translates as MITHPEKVLFSADGITKGEIASYYEAIAPAMLPYLRGRPLTMERYPAGIGDKGFFQKNVPRGSPDWLSRVEVPKKDGTVRFPLVGNKRSLLWLANQNCITPHVWTSRVPKLYQPDLCVFDLDPSQDEPDVLRSAALDVRELLDELGLPSWVKTSGGKGFHVVVPLDARAGWDDVASFAQRVGALLVKRDPQNLTQEFNKANRGGRIYIDTGRNGYGATIAAAYAVRAKPGAPVSAPCTWAELERGEVGPRTFTLRTMARRMAEVGDLWAEMRRRRRSLGHPMDRLRLLA
- a CDS encoding anthrone oxygenase family protein, translating into MNDRVFVVLTFASALGCGLTAGVFFAFSSFVMKALARLPVPQGIAAMNSINVLAVNPLFMTALFATAGACLLVAFWTLVAWQRPGGAYLLVGAVFYVVGTVLVTIVFNVPRNNALGAVNPSSADGARLWADYVTSWTAWNHVRTIAALVAAALFTFGLCVTHVR
- a CDS encoding exonuclease, with translation MSEIYVSTDVEADGPIPGPHSMLSFGSAAYRENKTLLSTFSANLETLPGAFGHPDTMRWWQKQPEAWARCRENVRPPEEVMPEYLRWLEKLPARPVFVAYPAAYDFMFVYWYLMRFTGESPFSHSALDIKTYAMAMLKRDYRDSVKKNMPRRWFDELPHTHVALDDAIAQGALFCNMLAESRGAADPPARG
- a CDS encoding helix-turn-helix domain-containing protein, with product MDRDLVEKALQQAKGNKSKAARLLGLTRSQFYSRLNKYQLDY
- a CDS encoding NAD(P)-binding domain-containing protein, producing the protein MRYAVLGTGMVGQTLGEKLVALGHEVMMGSRTQDNENARAWAERVGESGKTGTFRDAAKFGDVVLNCTQGTASLDVLRLLDRADLAGKVLIDVANPLDFSHGMPPSLAICNTDSLGESIQREFAEARVVKALNTCNCRVMVDPGRVKGEHDVFVCGNDESAKEHVKALLREFGWRSIIDLGNITNARATEQMLPIWLSLSRVYGTYDVNFKIVHN
- a CDS encoding outer membrane beta-barrel protein encodes the protein MRNTTIVTTIILLSLGSNARSQERGIELSGLLTTTFQHELDTTDLGFGGRIGYRATPLLGIEGELSFYPGDVPERVTFTRSRLEGLFGITVGPRFNRFSVFGKARPGFVRFAGAHEPIPCILIFPPPLSCVLAEGRTVFALDLGGGIELYPTERSLVRVDLSNLLLRYPAPAINRDREAVTEDSFWGGNLKLTFSMGLRF
- a CDS encoding VOC family protein; this translates as MKIHEMFPYLCVSDAKAAIDFYGNVFGVSEKFRLTEPSGRVGHAELDFNGMTLMLSDEFPEFGIRAPSTVGPTSIAIHLHVDDADGMIRRAADFGATVEREPKDEFYGERSGCIRDPFGHRWLIGHSIEEVAPEEMQRRYTELLEKS
- a CDS encoding AraC family transcriptional regulator produces the protein MRITRLPRPSLRPFVIRLWAVDERRGQRSMIGAREHVLPTGGMHLVFRLSGEPLRLFDDDEDRHGRLLGQAVVGGARSTFYSKDISTPTCSVGAQLRPGAPELLFGATAQDLSHRHTPLQDLWGSSADHAYEQLLDAGEPERRLAQLESLLARRLPTVRGLHPAVACALERFEELDSVHAVVKQSGYSHRHFIALFRRAVGLSPKVYARVARFQRALRHVASEGAASWAAIALEAGYSDQAHFNRDFLEFAGVTPSRYRRIAPPSPCHVAMPSARHEVKFLQDARMWAG
- a CDS encoding putative glycolipid-binding domain-containing protein, producing MPANAILWQRLDRSGHECARLDSRGNDWRLEGTAVFEHDGKPCRLDYVIRCDSRWETQRGTVSGWLGSEAVDLEIRAAGGRWWLGETYCSAVEGALDLDLNFSPSTNLLPIRRLNLPIGQGSAVRAAWLRFPSFDLVPLEQSYHRIDSSRYRYVSASGFLTELDVDPTGFVTLYPGFWKKHV
- a CDS encoding ABC transporter permease; amino-acid sequence: MEGLLLDIRHAMRLFARRPAVSILVVATLAFGIGTATTMFTVLADVVLRPLDFRAPDELVFVTESNADGSQIYSVSIPNFRDWRERNRSFESLSAFRAQSFNLRSDSGPLRARGGMVSDDFFDTLGVAPAVGSGLPGGEDAIVLASAFATERFGSAERAIGHTLYLNDRPFAVAGVMPKAFEFLTRTIDFWIPMQSFRDELPWDERGDHPALWVVGRLLPGVSLAQAKDDMARISQEIDREHDHPHPAVLSPLHERSVGRARPALVALGGSVLLLLLIAWVNVANLLLVQASGRTREMATRAALGASGVRLLRQLGVESLVLSVLGGVLGALGASWGVDLVRALMPTNTPRIDAISFGAEDLVFALAVCLLSGLLFGLAPLFDARQTRLQRSSGSSRALVSSRRRLAQALVVSEVSLSVILLLATGLLVKTFLRIFDIAPGFRTEGRLAARVTLPASDFAEPSRAAGFYRDVLAELRANPGLESVAVSTGLPLVSTGVEAGVLPSGGDPEEDEILASIQIVSAGYFPTMGIRLLRGRILDARDTDSSPRVAVVDEMLERALFPGRSALGERISIGGTVEEPRLAEIVGIVEHVLNYQLTSPQYPEVYLPLEQPPEFGAGIREGNLIVRYTGSEAAAVAAVGEAIQRINPAQPIYGIMTFPEIVGLARGPFRTNGILSAAFALSALSLSGIGLYGVLAGVVSRRSREIGLRMALGATPGRILGSVFHEGMLLVAIGAAVGLSSSLVLGRFLSSILYQASSFDVDVIASTVGMVILVSAVACGLPARRASSTEPVRVLADD